A single genomic interval of Actinomycetota bacterium harbors:
- a CDS encoding Stp1/IreP family PP2C-type Ser/Thr phosphatase: protein MTVLRGAAATDVGRVRQMNEDRYLVGDGIYAVADGVGGHQAGEVAAEASLEALAEEFTERTVDGLIDAVQAANRSVWRLAQERAERRGMGTTITALALVDEDGEEQLAIANVGDSRAYLLQEGDLLQVTQDHSLVEELVREGQLTPEEAQVHPQRSIITRALGMEAEIAVDAWCLTPYAGDRVLLCSDGLTNEVSTDRIAATLRQLTDPQEAAHELVRQARSHGGNDNITVVVVDVVEDGTDGPEGADPVARAAPTAAPGNTTQHDDGDRTTKIPVARWAGEDDPG from the coding sequence GTGACCGTGCTGCGGGGGGCCGCGGCCACCGACGTCGGGCGCGTGCGGCAGATGAACGAGGACCGCTACCTGGTGGGCGACGGCATCTACGCCGTGGCCGACGGCGTGGGCGGGCACCAGGCCGGCGAGGTGGCCGCCGAAGCGTCCCTCGAGGCCCTCGCCGAGGAGTTCACCGAGCGGACCGTCGACGGGCTGATCGACGCCGTCCAAGCGGCCAACCGGTCGGTCTGGCGGTTGGCCCAGGAGCGGGCCGAGCGGCGGGGCATGGGCACCACCATCACCGCCCTGGCCCTGGTCGACGAGGACGGCGAGGAGCAACTGGCCATCGCCAACGTGGGCGACTCCCGGGCCTACCTCCTCCAAGAGGGTGACCTCCTGCAGGTCACCCAGGACCACAGCCTCGTCGAAGAGCTCGTCCGGGAGGGCCAGCTCACCCCCGAAGAGGCCCAGGTCCACCCCCAGCGATCGATCATCACCCGTGCCCTGGGCATGGAGGCCGAGATCGCCGTGGACGCCTGGTGCCTCACGCCGTATGCCGGAGACCGGGTGCTGCTGTGCAGCGACGGGCTCACCAACGAGGTCAGCACCGACCGCATCGCCGCCACCCTGCGCCAATTGACCGACCCCCAGGAGGCGGCCCACGAGCTGGTCCGCCAGGCCCGGTCCCACGGCGGCAACGACAACATCACGGTGGTCGTGGTCGATGTCGTCGAGGATGGGACGGACGGGCCCGAGGGCGCTGACCCCGTGGCCCGGGCCGCCCCCACGGCCGCTCCCGGCAACACCACCCAGCACGACGACGGGGACCGGACGACGAAGATCCCCGTAGCCCGGTGGGCGGGAGAGGACGACCCAGG
- a CDS encoding FHA domain-containing protein codes for MPEPLLTILKFCFLAILYLFFLRVLRAVWAEVKGPAAMAAPPVVQRPVRATLGGNRPPGKLKVIEPVERRGRVYDLGEELTVGRAGGCQVALGDDNYVSQLHARVFRREGQLYVEDLGSTNGTYVNRKKVTAPIAIRRGDRLQVGKTVMELS; via the coding sequence ATGCCTGAACCTCTCCTGACCATCCTCAAGTTCTGCTTCCTGGCCATCCTCTACCTCTTCTTCCTCAGGGTCCTGCGGGCCGTCTGGGCCGAGGTCAAGGGCCCGGCGGCCATGGCCGCGCCACCGGTCGTCCAGCGCCCGGTGCGGGCCACCCTGGGCGGCAACCGCCCGCCCGGCAAGCTCAAGGTGATCGAGCCCGTCGAGCGCCGGGGCCGGGTCTACGACCTCGGGGAGGAGCTGACGGTGGGCCGGGCCGGCGGGTGCCAGGTGGCCTTGGGCGACGACAACTACGTGTCCCAGCTCCATGCCCGCGTCTTCCGGCGAGAGGGCCAGCTCTACGTAGAGGACCTGGGGTCGACCAACGGCACCTACGTGAACCGCAAGAAGGTCACGGCCCCCATCGCCATCCGCAGGGGCGACCGCCTCCAGGTGGGCAAGACAGTCATGGAGCTGTCGTGA
- a CDS encoding DUF3662 and FHA domain-containing protein → MGIRQFEQRLERLVEGVFAKTFRSGLEPVEIARRLTREMDLHRAMGVNGLMAPNHFEVAVSAADLKTFQSYTHALMRELSEAVREHARDEGYGFVGPVHVELVEDPAMGAGEFLVASSMVEAPGGAAVGSLRLQDGTRIALGEDPVTIGRLPECDVVLSDPNVSRRHAEVRRRGNDFVVVDLGSTNGTKVNGAGTRERRLNDGDEIGLGGTRIRFEAS, encoded by the coding sequence ATGGGTATCAGGCAGTTCGAGCAACGGCTGGAGCGCCTGGTCGAGGGAGTCTTCGCGAAGACGTTCCGCAGCGGGCTCGAGCCAGTGGAGATCGCGCGCCGTCTGACGAGGGAGATGGACCTGCACCGGGCAATGGGCGTCAACGGCCTGATGGCCCCCAACCACTTCGAGGTGGCGGTGAGCGCCGCCGACCTCAAGACCTTCCAGTCCTACACCCACGCCCTGATGAGGGAGCTGTCCGAGGCCGTGCGCGAGCACGCCCGTGACGAGGGCTACGGCTTCGTCGGGCCGGTCCACGTGGAGCTGGTCGAGGACCCGGCGATGGGCGCCGGGGAGTTCCTGGTGGCCAGTTCGATGGTCGAGGCCCCGGGCGGGGCCGCGGTCGGGTCGCTGCGGCTCCAGGACGGCACCCGCATAGCCCTGGGCGAGGACCCGGTGACGATCGGTCGGCTGCCCGAGTGCGACGTGGTGCTGTCGGACCCCAACGTCAGCCGGCGCCACGCCGAGGTGCGCCGCCGGGGTAACGATTTCGTGGTGGTCGACCTGGGCTCCACCAACGGCACCAAGGTCAACGGCGCCGGCACCCGGGAGAGGCGGCTGAACGACGGCGACGAGATCGGCCTGGGTGGCACCCGGATCCGTTTCGAGGCCTCCTGA